The nucleotide sequence TTCACATTGATGATCCTGTAACCCTGCTATGTGTTTTCCCAGAAGAAGAATTCAGCGATGAGCAAATGCACTGGTACAAGCAAAATGTGGGAGGAATTCCACAACATTTCGCATCAATGCTGCAATATTTAACAGAGCCTGTGTTTCACTCTGGATTTAATAATTCACACTTCAATGCAAAATTGGATCAGATCATGTTTTGCCTTACTATCATGAAGATGATCCCAGAAGATGAAACCATGTACTATTGTGCAATTGGAAGTGGAATTTAGAGATGGCACATATCTGTCTTTGAAAGGTAACATCATTTTAATATACATTTATAAGTTGTGTTAATTGGACAATAATTTGCTCAGTGCATTTGTAATTTCTCAGCCTATGGAAAGATTGCAGTCAAATATGTTTATCTTATATTATTTTAAAGTCGGATAATTACTCATTATGTTCTGATTAATTTAGGAAATGGTTAGAAGTCTGACTACAAGACAGTGGACCAGCAGCCAGAGTCTGACCCAGTCCATCCAGGAGACTCTTATCTCAATGTTTATCACAACAGTTTTGTTTGTTAAGTTATTCATACTTAGAGATGCTGAGGGTGCTACATACATATGATTCTAGAGAGCCAAACTGCAATAATTGTGTATTCACGTGACACTGACATTTCTTTCATAAAAACAATCCCAATTAGGTGTCAGTTAGAAAAGGTCACACTACCAGACTGTAGAGCAACAGCCAGTGTCTGACCCAGTCCAACCAGATGTTTCTGTGACTCAACGGTGTACAGTACTCTCTGAGACCTGTACAGGAGAACACAGTGTGTACTGGTTCAGAGCTGGATCAGGAGACTCCCATCCAGGAGTCATTTACACCCCTGGGAACAGGAGAGATGGGTGTAAGAAGAACCCTGAGACTCCATCTCCAACACAAAGCTGTGTCTACAGCCTCTCCAAGAACAACCTCAGTCTCTCTGATGCTGGGACTTACTACTGTGCTGTGGTCACATGCGGGGAGATCCTGTTTGGTGAAGGAACAAAACTTAACATCATTAAAGGTACAACTTTTTATTAAATTGATAAAGCAAACATTCAAGCATATTTTATAGATACCATTATTTAGTTTAAATGGGTCAAAGCGAAATAAATTGTGTTATCAACTATGCAAGCTTAACATAAAACATAAAAATAACATGTTAAATGTATTTTCATCCCAGGAAGCACAGTGGATCCCATTGTCCTCAGCTTGGGAGCAGCAGTGGCCTTGTGTGTGATTGTCATTTTTATTCTTGCTTGTACCAAAAACAAGAGACAAACATGTTATCATTGTAAAGGTAAGTCATTTTAGAGATACATATTTATTTGTTAATTTCAAATGTGTTAGCTATGATCATTTAAATGTAAAGTCTCACCTAATTTTCTGATTCAGCGTTatatgttatactgttatactgctatatgttataatgttatactgTACATTCCGTCTCCATTTTCATGCTTGGGTTTCTATCTGTTGATACAGCAAGTGTCTCTCAGCATATTCACCATGATGATAACCTCTCATCGGAGCAGTCAAGTGGTCAGGTATGTAACATCTGTATTATCCAGTGTGTGAAAACAAGAGGTACATTACCTGTTACACACGAGTGTGCATACGTAaccgatgtgaaacggctagctagttagcggtggtgcgcgctaatagcgtttcaatcggtgacgtcactcactttgagaccttgaagtagtggttccccttgctctgcaagggctgtggcttttgtggagcgatgggtaacgatacTTCGAGGTTGACTGTTGATGTATGCAGAGgatccctggttcgagcccaggatgggggcgaggagagggacggaagctataccgTTACACATAttagtgtatatgtgtatatttgTGAATAAATGACAAAGTACAGCAGTAACCAATGAGATGTTGCGGCAGTGTTGTGGGGCTTTAAGACGTTAACTGACCCTCATATTCAATAGCTTATTTATTGTCCAGAAATCTGTAGTGTAACATCAAATATTTTCTTGAACAATGTCAACATGCTGAAAACATCAGTTTAGTTATTGGGTTAACAAAGTAAAGGCTTTAGAAACGTTTTTTTGTTTGATTAAAACATTGGTTTTGCATAGCCATAGCTTGTCATTAACTAGTAGGAAAAAAATATGTCACTAAGACCGGGGTTCAATCTGATACACATTCGTTCTGTGTTATAGCACAGCTGACAAAAAAGCTGCATTGTCTGTGTTCCAGCGCTTTTCTGTTGTTGTGCACAGTGGAGTTATTATTTACTGTATTCCTTAAGTGCCAAAGACATCTCTGTTAAATTACCCTGCATTGCATTTCTCTGAGAAGAAAACTaaaagaggaagaaagaagagagagacaccacaggaGAGTGTGTACTCTGATGTCAGGTACTCGAACTGGGACTGAACTTTGTTTCAGATACAGCATGGACAAAATTATGTCAGTCAAGCATCAATAAAAAAGCAGTCAAAGCATTTCTGTATGGttctcgctttgtgcatgggggcattgtcatgctgaaacaggaaagggacttCCCCAAACAAAGTTGAAGGACAGAATCatctggaatgtcattgtattcagtaatgttaagatttcccttcactggaactaagggtgcTAGCcctaaccatgaaaaacagccccagaccattatttctcctccaacaaactttacagtttgcactatgcattggggcaggtagcgttctcctggcatccgccaaacccagattcgtccgttggacggccagatgttgaagcgtgattcatcactccagagaatgcgtttccactgctctagagtccaatggcggcgagctttacaccactccagccgatgcatggcattgcgcttggtgatcttaggcttgtttgtggctgctctgccatggaaacccatttcattaagcttcctttgaacagttcttgtgctgactttgcttccagaggcagtttggaactcagaggtgagtgttgcaaccaaggacagacaatttttacgcgctATGCTTTTCAGTATTCGGCAGTCCCGTTCTATAACCTTGTGTAGCCTATCACTTTGcaggctgagccgttgttgctcctagatgtttccacttacacttgactggggcagctctagcagggcggaaacttgatgaactgacttgttggaaaggtggcattctatgacagtgccacgttgaatgtgactgagctcttcagtaaagccattctgctgccaatgtttgtctatggagattgcatggcagtgtgtgAAATTATAGGTAAAACCATTCGAATAATTTTTATGCCaccaaataaatacatatttttttttacaatatctCTTTAAGGCAATAATGTCACTTAAATAAGTTAATTTACATAAGAGATTATGCTAAGATCTTACTGAGGAGAGGCAATTAAGATAGGTGGGCTAAGAAGTACGCCTAGTAAACCATGCAAAAGGCATTATGGTCAAATAGAGATAGATGACATAGCTATGGTATCAATTAGTAGGCCTAAAGCATTCAGCCAACAGATTACAGTAAGAGAAGCATTATAGAACTATCGTCCCAGATACATATCACTGGTCTTTTGATTACACTAACTGCTTATTGGTTGGGAATGGAACAGGAAATGTTGAACTTTATTTTTTTTCAACCAATCAGGTAATTCTTAGAATTGAAACCAGCCTATATTTTGCTTTACATTAGTCACTTCACTTGGGGACTGTAGACCAACTGTTGTTACAACACATCAAGATGATCAGAATCAACCTTGTTTGGATGTTAGTCAGTCAAATCTGTAAGTACCAGTTTAACCAACGgtcccatactgtactgtcttacTGGAGAGAAACATTTAAAACTGATTATATAATGATGTCTGATTGAAAAGTTATGTCTTCAGATTCAATATGATGCAATTACGATGGCAATATATTTGTGGGCAATTCAAGTGCAAAGATTAGATCACAATATTTATAATGTATATgcatatatatgatatatatatatatattttttaaactaattGTCTGAATGAATGGATAACATAGCTGAAAAAAGGATTTCTTTCAATTTTTGTGTAGTCCTGATTCACTCTGAAGAAGTTAATCTGCAAATTCCACTGACCACAGCTCAGCTCGGAGAGTCTGTATCTATTCCATGTTTCTTCTCAGAGACAATTGATTATTTCCAATGGCTGTACTGGTACAAGCAAACTGCTGGTCAAATGCCCCAAGTTGTGGCAACTGTAGAAAAGAGAAAATCAGCAGATTTTGTTCTTAATGGAGAGTTTAACAACATACGTTTCACAATGGAGAAAGTAAAAGTTGGATATCTTCTCATCATCAACAATATCAGCAGATCAGATGAGGCAGCATACTTCTGTGGAATAGGAACAGTGTATGAAATTAAGTTTAGAAATGGAACATTTTTGTCTGTAAAAGGTCATTTATTTCAGAAATATGATTTATCTCAATGTTTATCACAACAGTTTTGTTAAGTTATCCATCGTTACAGATGCTGAGGTTGCTGCATACATATGATTCTAGAAAGCCAAACTGCAATAAGTGTGTATTCACGTGATACTGACATTTCTTCCATAAAAACAACATAAATTAGGTGTCAGTCAGAAGAGGTCACACTACCAGACTGTAGAACAACAGCCAGTGTCTGACCCAGTCCATCCAGAAGACTCTGTGACTCTACAGTGTACAGTACTCTCTGAGACCTGTACAGGAGAACACAGTGTGTACTGGTTCAGAGCCGGATCAGGAGAATCCCATCCAGGAGTCATTTACACCCCTGGGAACAGGAGTGATGAGTGTAAGAAGAGCCCTGAGACTCCCTCTCCTACACAGAGCTGTGTCTTCAGCCTCTCCAAGAACAACCTCAGTCTCTCTGATGCTGGGACTTACTACTGTGCTGAGGCCACATGTGGGGAGATCCTGTTTGGCAATGGAACTAACCTAAATATTGGTGGGTAATGAATATTATGAGTTGTAGTGTAGAAAGTAGAACTATTTAAGTGGTGCATATAGCACAGTGGTTGAAGTACATTTTGCTATGACAATATTCTCATCATTGACCAGAAAATaatgttatatactgtatattcaaaaAATGCTAAAAACAAAATACAATCTATTGATAACGAAACTTAAGTATAAACACAAGCTATTTAATCAAATATCTCCTTCAATATGTGGCTTCAGTCAACCAATgtatataatatgataataataataagttaTTTAGCTTGTAATCAAACAAACATTCAACACAACAAATTTCAATTGAGATGATGGGGATGGAGATTGAATGTCTATAGTTAGCTGGGGAGGATGGAATGGGAGTTGAGTCAGTTTGGGTTGGAAAGGCAGTATAGTTTGAGCAGAGGGGGCATTGatggtacagaaagagagagagacatagacagtctGACAAACAGGCCAGTGGCTCTTCATCAGAGCACCACACCTGCTTCTCCTGCATTCAGTTCCTCCATGGAAGCCGCTCCTTTCTGTCGGTGCTGGTTCTCCATTACCAAAAATGTAGCAACCACCTGGGTGATGCCATGGCTGCTGAAAAGTGCTGGAAATGCCACCACACATCAACAGTGGTTAGGAACAGTCCCTGATCCGCTTCTGCCATCTCCAGACACGGATTTCAGTCCTTGTTATCTTTTGATAGGCCgtcaattgtaaataagaatttgttcttaactgacttgctaaataaaaggtaataataataataataacaacagaaCATTCAAAACCAAAACATTAATTTAAGAAATACAACAAGAAAACActttaaaataaagaaaatatgTACAATATTTACAGAGCTCTATGCCTAGAACACCTCATGACGCCATAGTCGATATGGAGGAGACTGATTTTGAGGGTGCTATATATTTCTCACTTACTATTTTATTTTAATATATGGGTGGTATATGTCTCTTACTCTTTATGTTAATATAAGcgtggcatatatatatatatatatatatatatatatatatatcttactattttattttttatacaagGTTGGTATATGTCTTTCTTACTATGTTATATTAATATAAGGGTGGTATGTATTTATCTTACTATTTTATTTTAATATAAGGTTGGTATATATCTCTCTTACTATTTTAGTTTAATGTAAAGGGTGGTATATACCTCTCttactattttattttaatttaaaagGTGGTATATATCTTTCTTACTATTTTATTTTAATATAAAGGGTGGTATATATCTCTCTTACTATTTATTTTAATATAAAGGGTGGTATTTATCTCTCTTACTATTTTATTTTAATATAAAGGGTGGTATATATCTATCTTACTATTTTATTTTAATAGAAGGGTGGTATATATCTCTCTTACTATTTTAGTCTAATATAAAGGTGATATAAATCTCCTAATGTTTTACTTTAACATAAGGGTATACATTTGgatctatttaatacattttttcttCCTTTTAGGAAGATCTCTGGATCATGTTGTCATTGGACTGGGAGGGACATCGGTTTTCTGTGTGATTGTAATCATTATCCTCGTCTTCACCAGAAATACAAAGCCAATTTGTGAACATTATCAAGGTGAGTTCTTTGTTATTACAAACTGTAGATGAACACCTAAAACATTTAAAGATTAAAACCTAATACTTGTCACCAACTATTGTGCCTCTGTCTTCTACCAATCTTGACTTTTGCTATGTTGATGCTGTTTTTATTCACGTTAACAGTGAGTTTTGCACAGCATATTGGACATGACAACACAACCACCAAATGTGATCAGGTATATGAATGCAATTGTTATAATTTTGGCCTGTTTGTAGAGGATGTTTAATATGATACTAGATACTCCAGTTACctgacaattattattattatgactacatttatttataaaaaacATTATGATGATTCACAGGATAAAGATGGAGTTACGTTGAACTATGCGGCATTGAATTTCTCTGAGAGGAAAACTaaaagaggaagaaagaagagagagacacaacagGAGAGTGTGTACTCTGATGTCAGAGTAGACTGGGACTGACCTTTGTTTATGTGCAGAGGAATGGATGTAGTTTGGTCAAGAAACTCTTGTTaaaatgtatataatgtattcaGACAGTCATGACATTTGATGCACTATAATGTATCATAGAATAAACTTGTTCTTCTAGGAGTGTTCTCTATCAGAGCACCACTATTATGGAATGGCTTGTCCTGTGAGGTAGACGGCCAGAAACCATTGAGGTCTTTAAATCATGCCGGAAAATCTACCTTTTTAGCTTGGTCTTTAATCTTAATCTGTGATTGTATTGTTATTTTCAGACTTCCTTATTGATTCTATATTCTTCTCTTGTATCATATCTCTTGCATCTCAGCCTTTTGTTTAGACATACTGTTTAACTGTGAGCCAACTCAGTGCCTTGTGCTTATTGTCGACAGTGAGATTAGAAGGTTGAGGGTTTGATCCCCGGTCGAGTCATGTGAATTACTCTAAAAATGGGAACGAATGCctctctgcttggcactcagtAGAAAGGAGATGGATTGGGTtaagtgtcctgtccaggaggtgtacttgtacatcaagctgccttcCGCTATTGAATATTGAACCTATGAGCAGTTCTGGCTCGGACAAAGATTTCTTACTTAACTATTTTTCTACAGTAAAGTTTGTTGCAATTTAACTGTATTTCAAATACAATTAGAGTTGATCAGCCCCCATTTGAAGTAATTTTTCTATATTTGAAATAATGTATAATTGTATTATGGTTCTATTTGTATTGTTTTAATCATTTTTCCCAAATGTATAATTGTTGTGATATTTACTGTAACCCATGAAACAAACAATAAGATAGCATACCTTCTTAAACagtgtatataatgtaggttAATTACATTTTACTGTATTTCTTGAGTTCCAACAGCATGTTTATGTCACGTTGGAATGAAGagattcgggagacaggcgcaggaatacatAATAGTTTTTTTTATCAGAGGTGttgactcgagtcacatgacttggacccGAGTCAGACTCGAGTCATAAATATGATGAtttgcaactcgactttgactttaacaccaatgattCATGACTTAACTTGGACTTGAGCCCTTTGACTCGAACTGACTTGAAACCCTCCACAAGCCCAAATATAAaaaatgatgctattaaaaaaactgtgcagcgcatcaactcttcatttaaaaATCTCCAACCAAAAATAGACACAACTATATAAAGTTAACAAAGTAACAATCTTCGTGTAAACAATAAACACGGAACAAACCAGCGTAACACAAAACAATTctacacaaagacatgagggggaatagaggaataaatacatgtagattgattggggaatgaaaaccaggtgtgcagggaacaagacaaaacaaatggataaattaaaaatggagcggcgatggctagaaagccggtgacgtcgaccgctgaaCGTCAGACACGTGCCTCATCAGTAGTTCATTTTATTTTCAAAAACCAACCGTTTGGGATTTTGTGAGAGACATCATCGACTtctatgttccaaatggcaccctattccctatgtcgtgCACTACCCTTGATCAAGGGctcgggtctaaagtagtgcaccacatagggaatagggtgccatttgggacatcgTCCATCAGTTatgtggggacagagagagagagagagacagagacagagacagagacagagacagagagacag is from Oncorhynchus masou masou isolate Uvic2021 chromosome 32, UVic_Omas_1.1, whole genome shotgun sequence and encodes:
- the LOC135527264 gene encoding uncharacterized protein LOC135527264; amino-acid sequence: MLRTVEQQPVSDPVQPDVSVTQRCTVLSETCTGEHSVYWFRAGSGDSHPGVIYTPGNRRDGCKKNPETPSPTQSCVYSLSKNNLSLSDAGTYYCAVVTCGEILFGEGTKLNIIKGSTVDPIVLSLGAAVALCVIVIFILACTKNKRQTCYHCKASVSQHIHHDDNLSSEQSSVPKTSLLNYPALHFSEKKTKRGRKKRETPQESVYSDVRYSNWD
- the LOC135527102 gene encoding uncharacterized protein LOC135527102; the encoded protein is MIRINLVWMLVSQIFLIHSEEVNLQIPLTTAQLGESVSIPCFFSETIDYFQWLYWYKQTAGQMPQVVATVEKRKSADFVLNGEFNNIRFTMEKVKVGYLLIINNISRSDEAAYFCGIGTVYEIKFRNGTFLSVKGHSHYQTVEQQPVSDPVHPEDSVTLQCTVLSETCTGEHSVYWFRAGSGESHPGVIYTPGNRSDECKKSPETPSPTQSCVFSLSKNNLSLSDAGTYYCAEATCGEILFGNGTNLNIGRSLDHVVIGLGGTSVFCVIVIIILVFTRNTKPICEHYQVSFAQHIGHDNTTTKCDQDKDGVTLNYAALNFSERKTKRGRKKRETQQESVYSDVRVDWD